In the Besnoitia besnoiti strain Bb-Ger1 chromosome XII, whole genome shotgun sequence genome, one interval contains:
- a CDS encoding putative thioredoxin (encoded by transcript BESB_024080): MASFSSFSGRLLLAVSLLSFAETLAMSAKIRIDPMTHDVSLVSQQNWDGKVLKFRDTQVFAVLFYKDDCAECKTLIDGEFNVLAKKMKGMVGVLAVNCGENAKLCRDQKVETFPSILIYPVLPLPPYKFEGKADSASLSRALGPLIPSSVMTPKDLKDFEKAMASFVQVPKVLIFSEKSKPSILLKALSTAFKDKLHLVLLSSEKFPELVKKYKVSKTPHMVVTRKDKKDEVYKGELTFQALFDWLNVFSETFVLGGGFSDHSPKAEASPETQPWKFQVIPELTKLSSADLCFKKSLKALCVIYLKEGRELTAEETDMLESLKLQFDSGKGPEFRFMWMDVATEKGFRALFDFEQYPSLVVFNPHLKTRFTKIDSEESLSKETIKALLDKIVAGNARFKVVPAAKMPAWENRKEEKKDEKKADKKDEL, translated from the exons ATGGCGAGTTTCTCGTCGTTTTcggggcgcctgctgctggcaGTGTCGCTCCTCTCTTTTGCGGAGACGCTCGCGATGAGCGCGAAGATTCGCATTGACCCGATGACGCACGACGTGTCGCTGGTTTCTCAGCAGAACTGGGACGGCAAGGTGCTCAAGTTCCGCGACACGCAGGTCTTTGCCGTTCTCTTCTACAAGGACGACTGCGCCGAGTGCAAGACGCTGATTGACGGCGAGTTCAACGTTCTggcgaagaagatgaagggCATGGTgggcgtcctcgccgtcaACTGCGGAGAAAACGCCAAGCTGTGCAGGGACCAGAAAGTCGAGACCTTCCCCTCCATCCTTATCTACCCCGTGCTGCCGCTTCCGCCCTACAAATTCGAG GGCAAGGCGgactctgcgtctctctccaggGCGCTGGGGCCGCTCATCCCGTCGAGCGTGATGACGCCGAAGGACCTGAAAGACTTCGAGAAGGCGATGGCCTCCTTCGTGCAGGTGCCCAAAGTCCTCATCTTCTCTGAGAAGAGCAAGCCCTCGATTTTGCTCAAGGCACTCAGCACTGCCTTCAAG GACAAGCTCCACTTGGTGCTGCTCTCGAGCGAGAAGTTCCCCGAGTTGGTCAAGAAGTACAAGGTCTCGAAGACTCCGCACATGGTCGTCACGCGTAAGGACAAGAAGGACGAGGTCTACAAAGGTGAGTTGACCTTCCAGGCGCTCTTTGACTGGCTGAACGTCTTCTCAGAGACCTTCGttctcggcggcggcttctCGGACCACTCGCCCAAGGCCGAGGCCTCCCCCGAAACGCAGCCATG GAAGTTTCAGGTCATCCCCGAGTTGACAAAGCTGTCGAGCGCGGATCTGTGCTTCAAGAAGAGTCTGAAGGCGCTCTGTGTGATCTATCTgaaggaaggccgcgagctgaccgcggaggagaccgaCATGCTGGAGAGTCTGAAGCTCCAGTTCGACAGCGGCAAAGGCCCCGAGTTCCGCTTCATGTGGATGGACGtcgcgacggagaagggGTTCCGCGCGCTCTTTGACTTCGAGCAGTATCCCtcgctcgtcgtcttcaaCCCGCATTTGAAGACGCGCTTCACCAAGATCGACTCTGAGGAG TCTCTATCAAAGGAGACGATTAAGGCCCTGCTCGACAAAATCGTTGCAG GCAACGCCCGCTTCAAGGTCGTCCCGGCTGCCAAGATGCCGGCGTGGGAGAACCGcaaggaagagaagaaggacgaaAAGAAGGCGGACAAGAAAGACGAGTTGTAA
- a CDS encoding hypothetical protein (encoded by transcript BESB_024070) — MEDPAGVFDYFGLIFSILKLALALSPIIVLASLFFFNTHTEDVGRAKPVDLCSWGIWNEAYGPRSAGCNSWKAVARCSKLIDPKAAPPLSKASRAT; from the exons ATGGAGGATCCGGCAGGCGTCTTCGACTACTTTGGTCTCATCTTCAGTATCTTGAAGCTGGCACTGGCGCTATCGCCAATCATCGTTCTTGCTTCGCTGTTTTTCTTCAACACCCACACAGAGGACGTTGGTCGCGCGAAGC CTGTGGATCTGTGTAGCTGGGGGATATGGAATGAGGCGTACGGTCCTCGCTCAGCCGGATGCAATTCGTGGAAAGCCGTCGCTCGCTGTTCGAAGTTGATCGATCCAAAGGCCGCACCACCG TTAAGCAAGGCTTCCCGTGCGACCTGA